From Peromyscus maniculatus bairdii isolate BWxNUB_F1_BW_parent chromosome 8, HU_Pman_BW_mat_3.1, whole genome shotgun sequence, a single genomic window includes:
- the Mfap3 gene encoding microfibril-associated glycoprotein 3 has translation MKLNHCLSILVVVTLVPAALVLEDVAPLGANQSSYNVSFLPSFELSAGSYSGDDVIIAKEGTNVSLECLLTMDQYGDVHWYNSKGRQLHGRGGKWLVSDSFLNITNVAFDDRGLYTCIVTSPTRASYSVTLRVIFTSGDMSVYYMVVCLIAFTITLILNVTRLCLMSTHLRKTEKAINEFFRTEGAEKLQKAFEIAKRIPIITSAKTLELAKVTQFKTMEFARYIEELARSVPLPPLILNCRAFVEEMFEAVRVDDPDDMGERIKERPALDAQGGIYVINPELGRSNSPGGDSDDGSLSEQGQEIAVQVSVHLQSETKSIGTDSQDSSHLSTCDDPAAPAEGSTHPGE, from the exons ATGAAGCTGAATCATTGTCTGTCCATCTTAGTGGTGGTCACTCTTGTGCCAGCTGCTCTGGTTCTGGAAGATGTGGCCCCACTGGGAGCAAATCAGAGTTCTTACAATGTATCATTTCTCCCGAGCTTTGAACTCTCAGCAGGTTCCTACTCTGGTGATGATGTCATCATAGCCAAAGAGGGAACAAATGTTTCCCTGGAGTGTCTTCTCACGATGGATCAGTATGGAGATGTCCACTGGTACAACTCGAAAGGACGGCAGCTACATGGCAGAG GTGGAAAATGGTTGGTTTCCGATAGCTTCCTAAATATCACCAATGTCGCCTTTGATGACCGAGGGCTCTATACGTGTATCGTCACCTCTCCAACTCGTGCCTCCTACTCAGTCACCCTCCGTGTGATCTTCACCTCTGGAGACATGAGTGTCTACTATATGGTTGTCTGCCTGATCGCCTTCACAATCACACTCATCCTGAATGTCACTCGGCTATGCCTGATGAGCACCCATCTCCGAAAGACTGAGAAGGCCATCAATGAGTTCTTCAGGACTGAGGGGGCTGAAAAGCTCCAGAAGGCCTTTGAGATAGCAAAGCGCATCCCCATCATCACCTCAGCCAAAACCCTGGAGCTTGCCAAGGTCACCCAGTTTAAGACCATGGAGTTTGCCCGCTACATTGAAGAACTAGCCAGAAGTGTCCCTCTCCCGCCCCTTATTCTGAACTGCCGGGCCTTTGTTGAGGAAATGTTTGAGGCTGTGCGAGTGGATGACCCCGATGACATGGGAGAGAGAATCAAGGAGAGACCTGCCTTGGATGCTCAAGGTGGCATCTATGTGATTAACCCAGAGCTGGGACGAAGTAACTCACCTGGTGGAGATTCGGATGACGGTTCTCTCAGTGAGCAAGGCCAGGAGATAGCAGTGCAGGTGTCTGTCCACCTTCAGTCAGAGACCAAAAGTATCGGGACAGATTCTCAAGACAGCAGTCACCTCAGCACATGTGATGACCCGGCAGCACCTGCTGAGGGCAGCACTCACCCCGGAGAATGA